The Deferribacter autotrophicus genomic sequence AAATGATCCACTCTTGGAACAGAAGTAATTTCAACCATTCTGATAATCTCTTGAACTTTCAATATATCTATAGCGTATTCCTCATCCCCCAGTTTAAAACCAACAAGTTGTATAATATCTTCTTCTTTTACAATTTCTTCAAAATCATTTTGGCTTACCTGTTCCGGACACATTTTACACCTCACAACTTATTCAATACATTCTTTGCAATATCATCAATACATTCGGTTATAAAATTTTCATTAGTGCTGGTATAAAAAAGTTCCAGCCTTTTTAAACTTTCCGGTATACTTATATCGTATGGTATAAAACCAAGCTTTTCAACTTTAATCCCAAGATATTTATTAGCTACATTTTCAAAACCATAAAAAACATTCAATTCTTTTTTAAACTTCAACATATTCAAGACTAATCCCACTTTGTAGTTATTTATTATATCGACTACTTCAGGAATAGATTTAGAATCATACATTTTTAAATCATCGATTATATCAGTAACTTTCTTATAATTCATACTTCTACTTCTTAAGCGTTTTAATACTTTTTCAAGCAAAGGATTATTTTTTAAACTTCTTTCAATAAGCCTATATAAAGCAATCTTTATAAATCCATAAGAATTCTCAATTGATGTAGGTTCGCTGTTCATAATAACAACTTTTTTTTCAGAATAGTTGAAAAAATCCAACATATTATAGCTTGTACCAGCTCCTAAATCCAATATAACATAATCAAAATTCGTTCTTTTCAAGTTATTAACAAGCTTTAGTTTTTCATAATTTGATATATGTGCCATTCCAAGGATATCACTGGCACCACCAATAAATTTTACCCCAGCAGGAGTATCTATAATTATTTCTTCTAATTTATATTTTTCTTTTAAAAAATTGTATATTCCCACCCCTGCAGTTTTTAATCCTACAAAATTATGTAGATTTGCACCTCCTAAATCTCCATCGACCAGTAAAACATTATTCCCTTTGTTTTTCAAAGAAATAGCAAGGTTAGCAGAAAAAAAGCTTTTACCAACACCACCTTTTCCACTAGCAACAGATATAATTTGTGCCATTCTATCTTCTATATTTTTTTACTATATAAAACACACATATATACACTATAAAAGCAGCTACTATGCCGACAACATGAGTACCCACGAAAAAAGGTATAAATATTTCTTTCACGTTATTAAACATATCATGAAAAGTTAAATGCTTCCAATCTATTGATATATTAACTTTTATATCGGTTAAAATTAATCCCACTTTATAACAAAAAGCATAAATAAATAAAATCGTGATTGGATTAGTAATATAAACACCTAGAATAACTGGATAAATAGGCAAATTAAAAACATAAGAAACCACTATACCTAAAACTGTATGAAGGCCAAAGTAAGGTGAAATACCTATAAATGTACCAATAGCAGCAGACAACGCAACAACATTCGCAGACCTATCTATTTCTAACAGTTTTTTTAACTTATCCCGAAGTTTAATATTACCCTCTTAAACAATCATTTACAAAAATTAGTCTTCAACAGCAATTTTCAAAATATCATCAAACTTTTCCACAAATACCATTTTTAATGATTTTCTTATATCCTTCGGCAATTCTACCAAATCTTTTTCATTCTTTTTAGGTAATAATACTGTTTTAATATTGTGTCTTTTTGCTGCCAAAAGTTTTTCTTTTATCCCACCTATCGGCAACACCTTACCTGTAATGGTAATTTCACCTGTCAATGCTACATCTTTTTTTACTTTTACTTCTTTAAACACAGAATAAATAGCCGTTGCAATTGTTATACCTGCAGAAGGGCCATCTTTCGGTATTGCACCGGCAGGTACATGTATATGTATATCATATTGGTCAAATATTGTCTCATCTATTCCATACTTTGAGGCAATAGACCTAACATGAGTTAGCGCCGCTCTTGCCGACTCTTTCATCACATCACCTAACTGACCTGTAAGTATGAGGTTACCTTTACCTTTATACTTAGTGCATTCAACAAACAGTATTTCTCCACCAAATGGAGTCCAGGCAAGACCTGTTACAATACCTACTTCATTTTCTTTCAACTCATCTTCAGCTAAGTATTTAACGGGACCAAGATATTTTTGAAGAACTGCTTCTGTTATTAAAAATTTATCCTTTTTCCCTTCAGCATACTGTTTTGCTGCTTTTCTACAAATTTTTCCTATTAATCTCTCAAGGTTTCTCAGGCCAGATTCTCTTGTATATCCAGAAATTATCTTATCTACAGCTGCTTTAGTAAATTTAATCTGTTTAGGTTTTAATCCATTTTCAACAATTTGACGAGGAATCAAATACTTCTCAGCAATCTTTACCTTTTCTTCTTCAGTATAACCAGGCAAATATATTATCTCCATTCTATCTTTCAACGCTGGAGGAATAGGATCCAAATAATTAGCAGTGGTAATAAATAGTACTTTAGACAAATCAAATGGCACACCAATATAATGATCCACAAAAGCATGATTCTGCTCAGGATCTAAAACTTCAAGTAATGCAGAAGAAGGATCACCTCTGAAATCCATCCCTATTTTATCTATTTCATCAAGCATAAAAACAGGGTTATTAGTGCCGCAATTCTTTATCCCCTGAATAATTTTACCAGGCATTGCCCCAATGTAGGTCCTTCTATGCCCTCTAATCTCTGCCTCATCCCTCATTCCACCAAGGGAAATCCTATGAAACTTCCTCCCCATCGCTCTTGCTATGGATTTACCAAGGGAGGTTTTACCTACTCCTGGAGGTCCTATAAAACAAAGTATTGGACTTTTCATATTAGGATTGAGCTTGCGAACAGCTAAAAACTCCAAGATCCTCTCTTTAACCTCTTTCAATCCGTAATGATCTTCATCAAGTATTTGCTTTGCACGTTTTAAATCTAATTTATCTTTACTGCTTTTACTCCAAGGCAACTCCACAAGCCACTCAAGATAAGTCCTCACAACGGTTGCTTCAGCTGAGTCAGGATGCATTTTTGACAATCTATCAAGCTGTTTTTCAGCCTCTTCCTTAACCTTTTTGGGCATCTTTGCTTTTTTGATACTCTTCTCAAACTCTTCTATCTCCTTTTGAAAATCATCTTCTTCACCAAGCTCTCTTCTTATAGCTTTCAATTGTTCTTTTAAGAAATATTCACGTTGACTCTTATCAATTTCCCCTCTTGCATCATTTAGAATTTTTTGTTGAACCTCAAGTATTGCAATCTCTCTATTCAGAGAATCAGAAACTTTTTTTAATCGTTCAACTGGATTTTGTATTTCTAAAACTTCTTGTGCTTCATTTATTTTCAATCCAATATTAGCTACAATTATATCCGCAAGCTTTCCCGGATCATCTATACTATCAATAATAGCAAGCAAATCTGGAAGCATCGGTTTACCAAGGCTAACAGCCCTACCAATTTGATCCTTAACATAACGAGTTAATGCTTCCACATTTAAATCTTTTTCTACTTCTATCTCACTAATTGGCCTAACTTTTACCTTGTAATAAGGCTCCTTTGAAACATACTCTTCAATACTTCCTCTTTTTAACCCCTGAACAAGAATTTTTACTCTGCCATCAGGAAGTTTTAACATTCTCAGTATCATTGCAACACAACCAACTCTGTATATGTCATCCTCTTTTGGGGATTCAATCATTGCATCTTTTTGAGCTGCTAAAAATATTAACCTATCTTTGTTCAGAGCATCATCTATGGCAGCAATACTTGATTCTCTACCCACAAAAAGTGGTAAGACCATATAAGGGAAAATAACAATATCTCTTAAAGGCAATAAAGGTAACTCTTCAGGTATATTTATTTCATGTTCTAAATTTTCCATCATTCCTCCCTCTTTTTTCTATTAATAATAATCTCTAAAACACCATCTTTTAACGCTGCCTTAACATTATCTTCATCAATATCCTCAGGCAAAGATATTGCTCGTCTAAAAGGGAAAAAATCTCTTTCCATACGGAAATATGTAACTTTTTGATCATATTTGATATCTGATTTATATCCCTCTAATATCAAATTATTTTCATAAAGATACACTTTAAAATCTTCAAGTTTGACACCCGGCAAATCCACCAAAACTTTAATTTCATCACTATACACAAAAACATCCATAAGAGGGTAGTTACTCTCAAATACAGATTTTTTGCTCAATATCCTATCCAATAATTCAAACATGTCATTCAGTTCTCTACTTAAAATACCATGAATTAATCTAAACCTTGTTACAGGATCATTGCCCATTTAAATATCCTCATATAAATTTATTTTTTATCAACTCTACTACATAATCTCTCAAATCATCTCTTTCCAATGCAAAATTAAGCGTTGCTTCAATATAGCCTTTTACATTACCACAGTCAAACCTTTCCCCTTTAAATTTATAGCCATAAACCAGTCCCTTTTCAGCTTCTTTTTTTATGGCATCAGTCAACTGTATCTCACCTAAGGCCCCGCTTTCAATGTTACCAATATTTTCCATCACAGCACTCGTTAAAACGTATCTACCAATAATTGCAAAATTTGAAGGAGGATTCTCTCTAGGCTTTTCCACCATATCATTAAGCTTGAAGAGTCTATCATTTATTTCTTCTTCAATAGATACAATACCGTATTTCGATGTATTTTCTGGTGCTACTTCCTGCAAAGCTATTACACTCCCCCCCATTTCATTATACTGTTCAATAAGTTGTCCAATTACTGGCTCTTTACTCAAAATCACATCATCTGGCAAAATTACTGCAAAAGGCTCATCCCCCACTATACTCTTAGCACAGTAAACTGCATCACCAAGTCCTCTCTGCTCCTTCTGTCTCACTGATATAAACTCGCAGCAATTTGCAAGATACATTATTTTTTTCAACTCCTCCTCTTTACCACTCCTACTCAAAGTTTCTTCAAGATCAAAAAATCTATCAAAATGATCCTCTATAGGTTTTTTATGCCTTGATGTTACAAATATAATGGTTTCAATACCAGAATTAATAGCCTCCTCCACTGCATACTGAATAAGAGGTTTGTCAACAAGTGTGATCATCTCCTTAGGAATAGCCTTAGAAGCTGGCAACATCCTCGTCCCAAATCCTGCAACAGGCAATACTGCTTTTCTTATTTTTTTCATTTATTCCCCCTTAATAAATTATTATACCTGCATAACCCACTACCTGAGAGAAATCACTATTTACCACTCCACTATGGGTATGCTCTACAAGTAACGAATTATTAGCACCAAATCGTTTTGCAATTTCTATCCCTACAATTGCAGGATAAATGCCACACATACTTATATCTTTTTCAAATACAGTATCGTACAACTCTTTGCTATCCATATTCAAAATCTGTTTAATTGCTAACATATCTTTTTTCTCAGTGATCTCAGCATTTTCATAATGATTAAAATCTGAACTCACTATAATTGTTATATTTTCATCCTTAATATTCTCGTAAATTTCTTGAGCTAAATTTATACATTCCTCATACCGTATTGGCATCATAGTAATAGCAGAAAAACTGAAATCTTTTTTAAAATATTTTAACATCGGTAAAATTACTTCTAAGGAATGCTCTCTAACGTGGGCTATGATATCTTCTTTAATGTACGAAATATTCAATAACCTACTATTTAAATCCCTACTAATCTTCACATCACCAAAAGGAGTTTCCCACTCCCCTTCAGGATAAAGGGCTACTCTTTCACCAAATCCTGTATGATTTGGACCTAATAATAATATTTTATCTTTTAAATTTAGCCTTGAAATAGTTTTAACAGCGGTAACTCCTGAATAGGTATAACCAGCATGTGGCACTATAGCCATAATTCCATCAATTTTTTCACCATCATAAGCGTGTTTGCTGAAAAAACTTGTTAATTCATTCAAATTATCAGGATAAAAATACCCCTTTACCGC encodes the following:
- a CDS encoding P-loop NTPase, giving the protein MAQIISVASGKGGVGKSFFSANLAISLKNKGNNVLLVDGDLGGANLHNFVGLKTAGVGIYNFLKEKYKLEEIIIDTPAGVKFIGGASDILGMAHISNYEKLKLVNNLKRTNFDYVILDLGAGTSYNMLDFFNYSEKKVVIMNSEPTSIENSYGFIKIALYRLIERSLKNNPLLEKVLKRLRSRSMNYKKVTDIIDDLKMYDSKSIPEVVDIINNYKVGLVLNMLKFKKELNVFYGFENVANKYLGIKVEKLGFIPYDISIPESLKRLELFYTSTNENFITECIDDIAKNVLNKL
- a CDS encoding DUF2062 domain-containing protein, coding for MKLRDKLKKLLEIDRSANVVALSAAIGTFIGISPYFGLHTVLGIVVSYVFNLPIYPVILGVYITNPITILFIYAFCYKVGLILTDIKVNISIDWKHLTFHDMFNNVKEIFIPFFVGTHVVGIVAAFIVYICVFYIVKKYRR
- the lon gene encoding endopeptidase La, whose amino-acid sequence is MENLEHEINIPEELPLLPLRDIVIFPYMVLPLFVGRESSIAAIDDALNKDRLIFLAAQKDAMIESPKEDDIYRVGCVAMILRMLKLPDGRVKILVQGLKRGSIEEYVSKEPYYKVKVRPISEIEVEKDLNVEALTRYVKDQIGRAVSLGKPMLPDLLAIIDSIDDPGKLADIIVANIGLKINEAQEVLEIQNPVERLKKVSDSLNREIAILEVQQKILNDARGEIDKSQREYFLKEQLKAIRRELGEEDDFQKEIEEFEKSIKKAKMPKKVKEEAEKQLDRLSKMHPDSAEATVVRTYLEWLVELPWSKSSKDKLDLKRAKQILDEDHYGLKEVKERILEFLAVRKLNPNMKSPILCFIGPPGVGKTSLGKSIARAMGRKFHRISLGGMRDEAEIRGHRRTYIGAMPGKIIQGIKNCGTNNPVFMLDEIDKIGMDFRGDPSSALLEVLDPEQNHAFVDHYIGVPFDLSKVLFITTANYLDPIPPALKDRMEIIYLPGYTEEEKVKIAEKYLIPRQIVENGLKPKQIKFTKAAVDKIISGYTRESGLRNLERLIGKICRKAAKQYAEGKKDKFLITEAVLQKYLGPVKYLAEDELKENEVGIVTGLAWTPFGGEILFVECTKYKGKGNLILTGQLGDVMKESARAALTHVRSIASKYGIDETIFDQYDIHIHVPAGAIPKDGPSAGITIATAIYSVFKEVKVKKDVALTGEITITGKVLPIGGIKEKLLAAKRHNIKTVLLPKKNEKDLVELPKDIRKSLKMVFVEKFDDILKIAVED
- a CDS encoding Hsp20/alpha crystallin family protein → MGNDPVTRFRLIHGILSRELNDMFELLDRILSKKSVFESNYPLMDVFVYSDEIKVLVDLPGVKLEDFKVYLYENNLILEGYKSDIKYDQKVTYFRMERDFFPFRRAISLPEDIDEDNVKAALKDGVLEIIINRKKREE
- the galU gene encoding UTP--glucose-1-phosphate uridylyltransferase GalU, producing the protein MKKIRKAVLPVAGFGTRMLPASKAIPKEMITLVDKPLIQYAVEEAINSGIETIIFVTSRHKKPIEDHFDRFFDLEETLSRSGKEEELKKIMYLANCCEFISVRQKEQRGLGDAVYCAKSIVGDEPFAVILPDDVILSKEPVIGQLIEQYNEMGGSVIALQEVAPENTSKYGIVSIEEEINDRLFKLNDMVEKPRENPPSNFAIIGRYVLTSAVMENIGNIESGALGEIQLTDAIKKEAEKGLVYGYKFKGERFDCGNVKGYIEATLNFALERDDLRDYVVELIKNKFI
- the amrB gene encoding AmmeMemoRadiSam system protein B gives rise to the protein MYRKAAVKGYFYPDNLNELTSFFSKHAYDGEKIDGIMAIVPHAGYTYSGVTAVKTISRLNLKDKILLLGPNHTGFGERVALYPEGEWETPFGDVKISRDLNSRLLNISYIKEDIIAHVREHSLEVILPMLKYFKKDFSFSAITMMPIRYEECINLAQEIYENIKDENITIIVSSDFNHYENAEITEKKDMLAIKQILNMDSKELYDTVFEKDISMCGIYPAIVGIEIAKRFGANNSLLVEHTHSGVVNSDFSQVVGYAGIIIY